The Lactuca sativa cultivar Salinas chromosome 2, Lsat_Salinas_v11, whole genome shotgun sequence genome includes the window tttttcTAGGACAAGgtggctgcagtgttcatgagtactcctggaataagattcgagtattggattcaacccatgctcatctaaatcacttcatggattttatcacgagtgattgtgagacgatgatatcttatattcttcaaacggagacatgtgagttgtagttgcaagtTGGTTACACAGTGACATATGTAAATGTACCAataacttggatgttataaaccatatcgttgtgtgtaatttgatgagtaagtacaagcaagaatTTGGgtcgaattttatccgttccttttaccccatgtggataaaagtgATGTATGTGGgcacctcgatgatttagtgatgacatcaggactgaactgatttgatttgtttaattaatcgGTAGTCATAAAacgaaaatcgagaaacaacagatggataaagagaatgattataatccatgtctcagtccatatgatatttagaatggaggaatatatgatcccttatctcatGAATGCGTCAttaactaggtcagagtttgacagcggcttttaagagctacgattgctagtcaggttgtggagtcgtactagcaataatagttattagacttatccaagtaggagactgttgtattagtgtctaagtccataactataattcgtaagtacttgacccaagagtagcatggtccatttgggttgcatatcaccaggacaatttgataggatggacttttgaggagaggacatttatgatttattaatatattagaagttctaatataataatatgaaatcatattatttaattagtatttatcaagagttaatttggaattaattttgtgatcaaaagaactaattaaatataaggggttgatttggtaaatcgttcattcttataaagtaggcttatgatccatagttcttcatgttgggctaaacccatgtggtaacccatggatactccatggaggttttaacccatggagcatgagggatatggaaagtcattagggtttacatggtgtaaccctagttagCAAAACTACataagaacccctctagctcatgaaattggcacCTAAGTGGAAtactagagggctagccgatttgtgtGTGCAAGGAATATCTTCTCAAGTTATCCTTtgttctaggtgtgttgtgattccatttgaggcatccatactattggtgctaagctcttgaaagtccaagcaacaagctacaaagaaaaggtatgttatctaacttgttttattacccaagtatcaaagttttgtatgctagttagggtaataccttggaaagttcaagtttgcatgtataattgagaaaacatagatccaaggtatttagggtttcatgtacaccttagaagtgttagaatgctcaaaacccaacaagaagGTCCAAGGAAGAGACCAGGATTTCAGATCAGTTTTCAAGAGGCCGGCAGGGATGGATACAGTGCAGCACAAGCTAGAAACCGTATGATGGAGTTATCACTCCAGGAGTACGGATTTCTACCAGGGTAGCATTATTGATTGTGTCATCAGATGACATTGCGAGTGGGTGCTTGACTGTGGGTATGTCTGATCCGATGGGTCGGTGGTAAGATGGTGTTAAATTGCATTCGCCTTCGGATTTCTATGGAGAAAGGGGCTCCTTGGAAGTAAATGGAACATCCAATTGATTAAGAATACAAGATTGTTTTTCAAGATTTCCAGAGCCGAGTTATcattgtttttgaaaaaatatgGGGCGCTTGTGTTGTTCAGCGCAGGATTTTGACGGGCCATGCATATTGATAGAAATGGATCGGATATACATAAGGCGTAAGAGGTGAAAGATCATCGTTGACCCCAAGTATGGGAGAAACAAGTGGCTGTTCAGGCCTAAGTCGAGTTAGTGGGAGCTCAGGGAACTCCAAATCGCTGGTTGGCATCGCCTTGATTATGCATAGTAAGCAATGGGAATCCATAAGTACGACTCGAACTCCTGATGGGATATAGGATTCGGCTTGGGAGGTGCGACGATGTGATAATGGAGTGTGGAAAGGCCTTGGGTGGTAAGTGTCATTGGAGGGAACTAGTGTTAGGCTGTGATAGAATCGTAATCTTCGTCGGTTTAAAGTAGACTATTTATGAGATGGTCACAAGCATGGAAGGGGGATCAAATCGTGCTTTGGGCACACCGGCCAGAGTCATCAGGGAATCATTCTCTATTTTGAGATTGAGGATCTTCGATGTCGTGGGCAAGCTTGGGTGATTATGGAAATTCAAGGTGGAGCTGGTAGTGACTGTTGAGTCAAGGGGTTGGTATTCAGGAGGATGTGATGTGAGATACAAGTGGAGATTCATTGATGTTGGGTCATGAGTGGGTATCAAATTGGTTTTGGGTAAGATCTCAAGTCGGGTATCTTGCATGTTTAGTGCATGATTTTGTTCTAGCAAGATTATGGATTGAGATATTTACACGCTGTGGGCACAATCGCCACGTTCAAGGGTAATGGATGGGTTTAGTTGATGGTGGTTTGAGTTATTGTGATATGTCTTGGGTTGGTTTCATCTGTGAAAGAGCCATAGTATGTCTAAAGTGAGGAGAAGATGGGCTGCTGAAGACCAGGTAGGAGGTGAGGTTACAGTGGATCATGTAGCGTTCATTATGTTAGCAGAAGTTTGATGGCAAGGCGTGGAAGCAAGTCCAGCCAGTCGGTTTTCCTTTTGGGAGACACGTGAGAGAGCTGTTTGTGCGCATCTTTTGGTTCAGCAATTGGTGAGGTGTCCGGTGTTTCGGGCAGTGGGCAGACAAGTTGGGACCAAAGAGGTTTCAACTTCGTTTGAGAAACATCATATGGTAGCAAGAAGAGTTGAAGTGGGTTTATGTCTTGGGATTCACATGTGGTAGAAGTTTTAGTATTGTGATGTTTGTTTGTTGATGAGAGGAATGTCGATTAGACCCTTCGAGCGGCAGAAGAAAGTGGATATCTTCAGGACCGAAGTGTTGGGCAACTGAAGTGACGACAATAGTGTTGATCGGtcatcgggagcattccagtcatgAGCTGAGGGCCGGATAGGGCATACCAAACTCATGGTGTGGGCTTAGAAGTAACCCATACCTATGTTGAGGACCATGTAATGGTATTCCAGTCATAGGTTGTGGGAACAGAGATTGTGATGGTTATGTCCATTGGTGGAGCGTGTTCAAAATAGATGTTTTGTTGAGGATCGGGGGAGTTGTACTCGGATGTGACAAATCAGAGGATTTTGGATGAGATACAAGGATAGATCCTCGGATTTCAAGTTATGTGTAGGCCCGAGTTATGTATATAGAGGTATTCCTATCTAGGGTACTCCATCACGAGGATGACcagaccctatgattgattggacctaaTATGTTTAGTATTCCAACCCcagggttgattgggccaaacatgtgtGGGTTACGAGGGTATTCCGTCCTATGGATGACTGGACCCGTTATAGgtatgcctggtattccagcctgAGGCTGATTAGGCCAGGCATGAGTGTTCTTGTTTATTAGTGGATTGATTATGTATGATATTTTCGGAGCTGAAGGACACATTATCCTGTAAGCACAAAGGgtttgcttcaggaagagggaatGTTGGGTTTCCAATACTTTGGATCATCAGGATTTTGTCAGGTTGGCAAAGTGGCATGTAGGGAATGTTGGGTTTCCTGTAAGCACAAATCGCTTTTCACGTCTGGCAGCTGCAAAGGCGCATATTGGATGAGTAGGCGGTTGTATCGCTGGGTGGTATTCAGGTCAAAGAGCACTTGAACTATGTAGGGAgaccagtggcagcatcggaaaggaaCCGAGCAAACTTGGGAGCCATAGTccaagatgcgggagcattatcctgaaTTATTTGCCGCAGcaagcttcgaggacgaagcctagtttaagtggggaacagttgtaacatcccaagatttgtCATTTATAGTCCCTATGGATGGAGGTAAATCTATGAAAAGCATATGGGCTAAATTACAATTTTGGGATCAGGAggagtacgttgcacgtacatAAGGGTACGCGAAGCATACTAGGCTCGCCCTAGTACGCTGGATGTACacttgtgtacgctgagcgtactcatgacacaaggaaaccctaacatttagggtttaggggctatataagcaacattatgagcaCAAAACCCTCTCTTACCCCAGCCTCCACTGCTTAGAGTTGTTTTCCCCAATCCCTAGCCATTTCCTTGAGTGTCTGAGCTTATTTAGTGTTTCTTGAGTGTTTAAAtaagaaggtgttgcatcaaggagttggagaagaagatcaagcttatagatctgaagttggtttgttccctagaagctccagaagataaaaagcttggaactttatactTGTATGAGATAGATCTAGTCATTTTAGCTTTATGGAAGCATTCTTGTCCAAAATGATGCATGTTATGATTTGGATGAAATGAGttatcctttcagaccttagaagaggtcctaagtgataaaaatggtgTCCCAATAGCCAGATTTGTCTAATGCATGAAgtaagaaggtcttaatggattaagaccatgtctTAAGAACTTTTCGGACGTCCAAACTGATAAAGTTCGAGACTTTATAGTCCTATGGCATATTTGGTCGATGGATATAGAGtgtgggcttaagtgcttaacctattaagcacttatttgggttttggtgaaaccccgcgtacgcccaacataaatcCAGTACGTATAATTGCTAAAGACTTATATATAAAGAAAAGAATCTTGATAATGAATTCCTCCATATCCGATTCAAACGAGCTAAATATATCATCAAATCAGAAACTCAATATGACGCACAGGTAAGTTCAATCTTAAAAATTGGCTAATTGACAAAGATATCCTTTCTGAAAAAATGACACGTACGTTTTTGAAGATTTACATGTTagataaatgattggctgagaatgattccctattctcaatcttttttttttctcaattgaacttttatatatatatatatatatatatatatatatatatatatatatatatatatatatatatatatatatatatatatatatatatatatatatatatcgtaagAAAATATATAAGGTGAAGTCTTTTCACATTATGTTGGGGCCAAAACTGCAATAGATGTCAAATTTGGGAACAAAGTTGGGAGTTTTCCAAAAAGTTAACCAAAGTGATGATTTTAAATGAGcttatagggaccatttttgtaattttattgGTTATAAATGAATGATTTTATGAACATATCAAAACCACATCGACGTAAAATAATGGAGTATCAAACCCTCTTCTTCGTGCTTTCTTCTCTTTTCCCATTGATCATCTATGCCTTAACCAGTTGGAGAAGGCGCAATTCGCGGTTACCACCAGGACCTAAAGGTTTTCCCATCATCGGAAACCTCTTAGAATTCCGTGACAAACCCCATCAATCTCTTGCCATATTATCTAAACGTTATGGTCCTTTAATGTCACTGAAGCTCGGAAGCAATACAAGCATAGTTATTTCATCTCCTGATATCACCAAAGAGTTCTTTAACACACATGATGTAGCCTTCTTAAACCGATCAGCTCCTAAGGCTATCCAGCTCGGAGACTTTCATAAATACTCTATAGTTTGGATGGAGGCCGGAGATCAATGGAGAAAATTGAGAAGAATGACCAAGGAGTATATGTTCTCTGTTCAACAACTAGACGCTAGCGAAGTACTACGACGGGAAAAGGTATAAATTGGTTACATCAATGCTTTTATTGTAAAAAATAGAATTAAATAACAAAGATGCGGCATTAATTGAAACTTATGTTCTCATATTTATATATTCTAGGTACAAGAACTGGTCAACCATGTTAATCAATGTTGTATAGAGGAAAAACCTTTGAACGTAGGTGCATGTGCTTTCACGACGAGTCTCAACATCCTTTCCAACTTTATGTTTTCGATTGATCTTGCTGAATATGGTCCAAAATCAACACAACAATTCCAAGACTTAGTATTGCAAGCGATGCAAGCTGGTGCAAAGCCAGGTCTACCGGACCTTTTTCCTATACTTCACTCGTTGGATCCACTAGAGTTAATATGGTCGGAAAATGTTTATGCTAAGAAAATGTTGGCTATTTTCGATAAGATCATCAATGACAGGTTGCGAACTAGATCTGATGGTGTTTCAACCAAAAGCAATGATGTTCTAGACTTACTGCTCGACCAACACTCTAGTTTTACTCAAAATGATATGAGACACTTATTTTTGGTAAGTAAAACCTTTtactaatatttaaaaaatattgcCTATTATAATAGCACATGCATTGATTAAGGTTTTGTTTTACAGACACTATTTATGGCGGGAACCGACACCACATCAAGCACGTTGGAATGGGCGATGTCGGAACTGATTCGTAACCCGGAGAAAATGAAAATAGCAAGGTTGGAGGTCGATAAACTCATGCAAAACAACAACAATGGAAACATACAAGAATCTGATATCTCGCAACTCACGTACCTACAAGCTGTGATTAAGGAAACTATGAGACTTCATCCTCCTGCCCCTTTTCTTATCCCTCGCCAAGCCCTACATGACGTTGCTATTCATGGTTTCGTTGTGCCTAAAAATGCACAAATTTTGTGTAACGTTTGGGCTATGGGTCGAGACCCAAACATATGGTCAGACCCAGAAATGTTCATGCCTGAGAGGTTTTTGGACGTGAAGATTGACTATAAAGGCCAAGATTTTGAGCTTATTCCATTTGGTGCAGGAAGGAGGATGTGTCCAGGATTGAATCTTGCTAATAGAATGCTACACATAATATTGGcatctttaattcataagtttgaTTGGAAGGTTGTGGGAAATACTAGACCTCAAGATATTGATATGGGAGAAAAGTACGGGATCACTTTGCAAAAGGCTGAACCACTCATGGTTATCCCTATCAAACTTTGATTGTAGTTGTTTCTTAAATAAAACCTGAAAACCATTTGTTGCTGTactttgacttttatttgaaATCATGTACTAATTTCTCTTATTTTGGTTGGAAactatttcaagttttttttattattactgATTCATGATAAAAAGATTTCCATGTTGGAAGCTTCTTCAAAAGTACAACTAAAATTGTTTCAGAAAGAACCAAAAAATCTTAATGACTTTGATGCCAAAATATTTTACAAATAGTAAGTAATGGACATAATATCTACAACATTGAAAGAACCTTTACGATATAATCATAAAATACAAATGGTAAAAATTGATCAATATGATTATATCTGAAAAATAACCTATCACATTAGTACATAAGATATCTTTTAATGCGaatcatgatttttttttgagGCAGTTTCTTATTAAAACCGCATCATTAAATAGATATACCATAAAATAATATGAAAACAATGAAAACCTCATTAAAAAAGCATCAACAGACGTATATTTTTTAATGCGTTTCACAAAGAATTAGCATTAgagaagattttttttttgtgcaATTTGCTTTGATGTCATTATTTTGATGCtcttttttataaaaacacattCTTAATTGTCGATTTTTTGATGCAAAATTTTGAAGACCACATCAACTAAATCATGGCTATTTCCGTTTAAGGTTTCTCTGTAAACGCTTACATACTTCATTACTTCTTCTGGTGAATTTCTCTGcaacataaatacataaaaactcAAAATACCCTCATTAATAGTTTTAATATCTTCACTAaaggtatttttaattttaatgtacTTTGATTTTACTCTacctatttatttaataaatgattgttgattattattttttaaatttatttttgttgattATTAACATGTTAAAATTTACGTAAATTGTTTGTTTAAAATCGATATATTTATATTCTTTGTTTGGTTTATTTTAATTTCAGATGAATTGTGATTATTGGATGTACAAAACTTCACGTTTTTCTGAATTTTATATAGGGGATGTTCGAACTTTTATTACGATTGCCGAAGCAAATCACATGAATAAAGGAAGTGGATCAATTTTATGTCCTTGTAATGTTTGTAAAAACTTTAAAACGTTTAATTGTACCGAAGAAATAGAGTATCATTTGATGCAAAATGGTTTTGTGCCCAGTTTCACTTGTTGGTA containing:
- the LOC111898579 gene encoding cytochrome P450 76T24; the encoded protein is MEYQTLFFVLSSLFPLIIYALTSWRRRNSRLPPGPKGFPIIGNLLEFRDKPHQSLAILSKRYGPLMSLKLGSNTSIVISSPDITKEFFNTHDVAFLNRSAPKAIQLGDFHKYSIVWMEAGDQWRKLRRMTKEYMFSVQQLDASEVLRREKVQELVNHVNQCCIEEKPLNVGACAFTTSLNILSNFMFSIDLAEYGPKSTQQFQDLVLQAMQAGAKPGLPDLFPILHSLDPLELIWSENVYAKKMLAIFDKIINDRLRTRSDGVSTKSNDVLDLLLDQHSSFTQNDMRHLFLTLFMAGTDTTSSTLEWAMSELIRNPEKMKIARLEVDKLMQNNNNGNIQESDISQLTYLQAVIKETMRLHPPAPFLIPRQALHDVAIHGFVVPKNAQILCNVWAMGRDPNIWSDPEMFMPERFLDVKIDYKGQDFELIPFGAGRRMCPGLNLANRMLHIILASLIHKFDWKVVGNTRPQDIDMGEKYGITLQKAEPLMVIPIKL